One window of Caldivirga sp. genomic DNA carries:
- the thpR gene encoding RNA 2',3'-cyclic phosphodiesterase, translated as MVRLFIAVDLSSEVRSKVIAFRDAVSNSGADVKPVEDENLHITLRFLGEVRDDLLTELKHNLSNLSFNSFRMHVKGTGAFPSISSPRVIWVGVEEGEDQLRALHDAVEELVGKYGVSDEREFTPHITVARVRGRASVLGKLINQWRDFDFGWQTVDSVTLKKSTLTPRGPIYEDLLTIRLK; from the coding sequence ATGGTTAGGTTATTCATAGCCGTAGACTTATCAAGTGAGGTGAGGAGTAAGGTAATTGCATTTAGGGATGCAGTATCCAATAGTGGTGCTGACGTTAAGCCTGTTGAGGATGAGAATCTTCACATAACTTTACGCTTCCTAGGTGAAGTTAGGGATGATTTGCTTACTGAACTTAAACATAACTTAAGTAACTTAAGCTTCAACAGCTTCAGAATGCATGTGAAGGGTACTGGGGCCTTCCCTTCAATATCATCTCCAAGGGTTATTTGGGTTGGTGTTGAGGAAGGTGAGGATCAGCTTAGGGCTCTTCATGATGCTGTTGAGGAATTAGTGGGTAAGTATGGGGTTAGTGATGAGAGGGAATTCACGCCCCACATAACTGTGGCTAGGGTTAGAGGTAGGGCTAGTGTGTTAGGTAAGTTGATTAACCAATGGAGGGACTTCGACTTTGGATGGCAGACTGTGGATTCAGTTACGCTTAAGAAGAGTACCTTAACCCCAAGGGGGCCTATATACGAGGATCTGTTAACCATTAGGCTTAAGTGA
- a CDS encoding MFS transporter, with protein sequence MSTSRSISRGGTILGLTALGHFINDGNMWLIPGIVLPILSEMGINYAIIGLLASLYALVSALASPLVPLTIKWSGGHMRAMSIGMVLWGLAIGIVALGFLTHTLYLTYTGIILSGVAAAYYHPVGSAVLSHEYGGNAGLALGINGAFGSLGRSLYPLLASIAVFSVGAIVGFNLWIFSLVAILLGVAVLLYSVNYFDVDPPTRDRGSMAYARSLGVSIGLIVLLTVITMLRNMVGQGVQTFIGIYLNKNLHISLGVNYGVTLAIVLSSAIIGQPLLGWLSDRIGRRLMASLSTFAFAIFFILFIYTGNLIMAFFSFMFLLSNFPLIMAVVGDLFPRELVGWATSIVWNVAVTGGNVAGSLLTGLLAQYYSATYGQSLGLEHAMLVVSALAFVSGVLWVFIPRPPKRSKIPLFS encoded by the coding sequence ATGAGCACTAGTAGATCAATAAGTAGAGGTGGTACAATACTTGGCTTAACTGCGTTAGGTCACTTTATAAACGATGGAAACATGTGGCTAATACCAGGTATAGTACTCCCGATACTTAGTGAAATGGGTATTAACTACGCGATAATAGGTCTACTAGCCTCACTTTACGCCCTTGTCTCCGCCTTAGCTAGCCCACTAGTTCCCTTAACAATTAAGTGGAGTGGGGGACATATGAGGGCTATGTCAATTGGTATGGTACTATGGGGATTAGCGATAGGCATAGTGGCATTGGGGTTCCTAACTCATACACTATACTTAACTTACACCGGCATTATATTATCTGGCGTAGCTGCAGCTTACTACCACCCAGTGGGTAGTGCAGTGTTGTCGCATGAGTATGGTGGTAACGCTGGACTAGCATTAGGGATTAACGGTGCGTTCGGTAGCCTAGGTAGATCATTGTACCCACTATTAGCGTCAATAGCAGTCTTCAGTGTTGGAGCCATAGTAGGCTTTAACCTATGGATATTCTCACTAGTAGCAATTCTACTTGGTGTAGCAGTTCTCTTATATAGTGTCAATTACTTCGATGTTGACCCACCCACCAGGGATAGGGGATCCATGGCCTATGCAAGGAGTCTTGGAGTTTCAATAGGCCTCATAGTACTCTTAACCGTAATCACAATGCTTAGGAACATGGTTGGGCAAGGGGTTCAGACATTCATAGGTATTTACCTTAATAAGAACCTTCACATAAGTCTAGGCGTTAATTATGGGGTAACCCTTGCAATAGTGTTGTCATCGGCGATAATTGGTCAACCACTCCTAGGTTGGTTAAGCGATAGGATTGGTAGGAGATTAATGGCTTCACTGTCAACATTCGCCTTCGCAATCTTCTTTATACTATTCATATACACAGGTAACCTAATAATGGCGTTCTTCTCATTCATGTTCCTCCTAAGCAACTTTCCACTAATAATGGCAGTTGTAGGTGACTTATTCCCAAGAGAACTAGTTGGCTGGGCAACAAGCATAGTCTGGAATGTAGCGGTGACGGGAGGAAACGTGGCTGGTTCATTACTAACTGGGCTCCTTGCCCAATACTACTCCGCAACATATGGTCAATCCCTCGGCCTTGAACATGCTATGCTAGTTGTGTCGGCATTAGCCTTCGTATCAGGCGTATTATGGGTCTTTATACCAAGACCACCTAAAAGAAGTAAGATACCCCTCTTCTCCTAA
- a CDS encoding HAD family phosphatase, translating to MLKGVVLDLDGTLADTAIIHGEAWKMALRDLGVVASININQLLGKRAPEIALELAGGNLELAQRLLERKNSYFKRLVGLAKPKPCAIELLKTLRGIGVKLSVVTSSNRVSAYTVLETVNMINLLDYIITGDDVSKGKPDPEPINKALSLMNSEPESTMGVGDTIHDYEAYLKAGLRIIVIILNPLMIRHLTQFEKAIIIDNLCVLLNALKVIWS from the coding sequence ATGCTGAAGGGAGTAGTACTTGACTTAGATGGTACACTTGCGGATACAGCTATAATACACGGTGAAGCGTGGAAAATGGCATTAAGGGACCTAGGTGTAGTGGCTAGTATTAATATTAATCAACTACTGGGTAAGAGAGCCCCTGAAATAGCCTTAGAACTAGCTGGAGGTAATTTAGAGCTTGCGCAGAGACTCTTGGAGAGGAAGAATAGCTACTTCAAGAGACTCGTAGGTCTTGCAAAACCCAAGCCCTGCGCTATTGAATTATTGAAGACTCTAAGAGGGATTGGAGTTAAACTGAGTGTCGTAACTTCATCAAATAGAGTTTCCGCATACACAGTTCTTGAAACGGTAAACATGATTAATCTACTTGACTACATCATAACTGGTGACGATGTTAGTAAGGGTAAGCCGGACCCGGAACCCATTAATAAGGCGCTTAGCCTAATGAATAGTGAGCCAGAGAGCACCATGGGGGTAGGGGATACTATACACGATTACGAGGCTTATTTAAAGGCTGGCTTAAGGATCATTGTGATAATATTGAATCCGCTAATGATTAGGCACTTAACTCAGTTTGAGAAAGCTATAATTATAGATAACCTATGTGTACTACTTAATGCGCTTAAGGTAATTTGGAGTTAA
- a CDS encoding metallophosphoesterase family protein has translation MIKLIVIGDTHVVNGSLPENCLVRLIKSERFDFIIHVGDLSNEQVLSDLKKLGNLIAVAGETDTVLLPDKELLDLEGLRVLIIHGHQKEARMHLRRIAHYFNARLVLTGHTHKPSIQDLGESIVVNPGSLMGSNGEDGTMAIINLDSGIIRVRVQGCGWFNDYEYGRLITRADEFTSLG, from the coding sequence ATGATTAAGCTTATTGTAATTGGTGACACGCACGTAGTCAATGGTTCATTACCTGAGAATTGCCTAGTGAGGTTGATTAAGAGTGAACGCTTCGATTTCATAATTCACGTGGGTGATTTATCTAATGAACAGGTTTTAAGCGATTTAAAGAAGCTAGGCAATTTAATTGCAGTTGCTGGTGAAACTGACACTGTATTATTACCTGATAAGGAATTACTTGACCTTGAGGGTTTAAGGGTCCTCATTATTCATGGGCATCAGAAGGAGGCTAGGATGCATTTGAGGAGGATTGCCCATTACTTTAACGCTAGATTAGTGTTAACTGGGCACACTCACAAGCCTAGCATTCAGGATTTAGGTGAATCAATAGTGGTTAATCCGGGTTCACTCATGGGTTCTAATGGTGAGGACGGAACCATGGCCATTATTAATTTAGATTCAGGCATAATAAGGGTGAGGGTTCAGGGATGCGGATGGTTTAATGATTATGAGTACGGTAGGTTAATAACGAGGGCTGATGAATTCACTAGCCTTGGTTAA
- a CDS encoding DUF1922 domain-containing protein: MEYLVVRCPKCSMPSAVRLGSVSHMCPYCGSRFRISEGTIIAKARNGREASELIRRILTQYH; this comes from the coding sequence ATGGAGTACCTGGTGGTCAGGTGCCCTAAGTGCAGTATGCCTTCAGCAGTGAGACTTGGTTCAGTAAGCCACATGTGTCCCTACTGTGGCAGTAGGTTTAGGATAAGTGAAGGCACCATAATTGCTAAGGCTAGGAATGGTAGAGAGGCCAGTGAACTCATAAGAAGGATACTGACCCAGTATCATTAG
- a CDS encoding phosphate uptake regulator PhoU codes for MYRRVIRIGEKSIGVTLPKQWLDSLNIGLGDLIEVKAVEDMLIIKPVVSEHGSSNTAVLSSGEGSDEAMRIIIAGYIEGFDDIMVKGPRESIRRAYQTIESKLPGSLILEGEEGIMVKVATSETNIDLKMVINSTSTILNAMFDKISTYLESGDSSLLDEAVGMDDQVDKLYFLALRTIKKLSFRDPKESIDDTIIVKNMEHVADALDRTASTLKRMQKIEPDCVKELNNRIKDVWSYTLRAINSYQSGSKEQALKVIMSREELLSRMFNLVRKPCSEEMAGIMHELQLIIALSVDIAEATFSNYVRSVTKRQSSKEINESNDEQSI; via the coding sequence ATGTACCGTAGGGTTATTAGAATTGGGGAGAAGAGCATAGGGGTAACGTTACCTAAACAGTGGCTTGATTCGCTAAATATTGGGCTTGGAGACTTAATAGAGGTTAAGGCTGTGGAAGACATGTTAATAATAAAGCCTGTTGTTTCTGAACATGGTTCAAGCAACACAGCCGTATTATCATCCGGTGAGGGTTCTGATGAAGCCATGAGGATAATAATAGCTGGCTACATTGAAGGCTTCGATGATATAATGGTTAAGGGCCCCAGGGAAAGCATTAGGCGGGCTTACCAGACTATTGAATCAAAGTTACCTGGCTCACTCATACTTGAAGGTGAGGAAGGCATTATGGTTAAGGTAGCTACTTCAGAAACAAACATAGATCTTAAGATGGTTATAAACAGCACCTCAACAATACTTAACGCTATGTTTGATAAAATATCAACATACCTTGAATCCGGCGACTCATCACTACTTGATGAGGCTGTTGGAATGGATGACCAGGTTGATAAGCTTTACTTCTTAGCCTTAAGGACAATTAAGAAGTTGTCCTTCAGGGATCCTAAGGAGTCAATAGATGATACGATAATAGTTAAGAATATGGAGCATGTTGCCGATGCCCTAGATAGAACAGCCAGTACGCTTAAGAGAATGCAGAAGATTGAGCCTGATTGCGTAAAGGAGCTTAACAATAGGATTAAGGATGTTTGGTCATATACGCTTAGGGCAATAAACTCATACCAATCAGGGTCTAAGGAGCAGGCATTAAAGGTAATAATGAGTAGGGAGGAATTATTAAGCAGAATGTTTAACCTAGTGAGGAAACCATGCAGTGAGGAGATGGCTGGAATAATGCATGAACTGCAGTTAATAATAGCCTTATCAGTGGACATTGCTGAGGCAACATTCTCTAATTACGTTAGGTCAGTTACTAAGAGGCAATCTAGTAAGGAGATTAATGAAAGCAATGATGAGCAATCTATTTAG
- a CDS encoding NAD+ synthase, giving the protein MQPWITLDKLLNVNYDYIERRIVDFIRTYVNSSGAKGAVIGLSGGVDSSVTASLLTKALGKDRVLALIMPFKTTPPEDVKDAVQLAQILGIRYYIVNIDSIRASFSSSIPAFSENEVVANGNILARIRMTILYYYANINGMIVAGTGDKSELLIGYFTKYGDGGVDILPIGDIYKSQVRMLGRHLGLPESIVTKPSSPRLWEGQTAEGELGVSYADIDVILHALVDLRMSPQKAQEATGKPLSLIEQVWRRVITTEHKRRTPVVPRVGLRTIGLDWRMPIHYSGY; this is encoded by the coding sequence ATGCAGCCCTGGATCACCCTAGATAAGTTACTTAACGTTAACTATGATTACATTGAAAGGAGGATAGTTGACTTCATAAGAACTTACGTAAACAGTTCTGGGGCTAAGGGCGCTGTTATAGGGCTTAGTGGCGGTGTTGATTCAAGTGTTACAGCCTCATTATTAACTAAGGCCTTAGGCAAAGATAGGGTTCTTGCCTTAATAATGCCATTTAAGACAACGCCACCTGAGGATGTTAAGGACGCTGTTCAATTAGCCCAAATATTGGGCATAAGGTATTATATAGTGAACATTGACTCCATCAGGGCGTCATTCTCAAGCTCAATACCTGCATTTAGTGAAAACGAAGTAGTCGCCAATGGCAATATATTAGCTAGAATCAGGATGACTATACTGTACTACTACGCTAACATTAATGGTATGATAGTTGCAGGCACTGGAGATAAGAGTGAGCTACTAATAGGTTACTTTACTAAGTATGGTGATGGTGGTGTAGATATATTGCCAATAGGGGATATTTACAAGAGCCAAGTAAGGATGCTTGGGAGGCACTTAGGCTTACCTGAATCAATAGTCACAAAGCCCTCAAGCCCACGCCTATGGGAAGGCCAGACCGCTGAGGGTGAATTAGGTGTTAGCTACGCAGATATTGATGTGATTCTCCACGCCTTAGTAGACTTAAGAATGAGCCCCCAGAAGGCGCAGGAGGCTACAGGGAAGCCGCTTAGCCTTATCGAGCAGGTATGGAGGAGAGTAATCACAACTGAGCATAAGCGTAGAACCCCCGTGGTGCCTAGGGTTGGGTTAAGGACTATTGGGCTTGATTGGCGTATGCCAATTCATTACAGCGGCTACTAG
- the speE gene encoding polyamine aminopropyltransferase produces MLNKGATLYSWRLGVMSSVMDQVSRMGTYFIEFETPFSWHLRAVNRVLYSGESKYQRIAVVEFKDLGKALVLDGKVQSSLFDEYVYHESLVHPAMVLNGSPERVLIIGGGEGATAREVLKWDTVKEVVMVDIDEEVVKVSKEYLPEMHGGSFYDSRFKLIIGDGRKFLEESSEKFDVIIIDATDPLEGGPSYLLYTIEFYKLAKSRLTANGVLATQATNMAYALRVLSVIYRTIGTVFSKVRPYQSYMHSYDAPWGFIVASDTTDALQLTQADVDNALMKHVKGNTRYYDGLTHVHMFTLPKHIRIALEDKEVKPATDLNPTFMPM; encoded by the coding sequence ATGCTTAATAAGGGAGCCACACTCTACTCATGGCGATTAGGCGTAATGAGTAGTGTAATGGATCAAGTTAGTAGAATGGGTACGTACTTCATAGAGTTTGAAACCCCATTCAGTTGGCATTTGAGGGCTGTTAACAGGGTTCTTTACTCAGGTGAGTCAAAGTACCAGAGGATAGCTGTTGTTGAGTTTAAGGATTTAGGTAAGGCTCTTGTGCTTGACGGTAAGGTTCAGAGTTCATTATTTGATGAGTATGTTTATCATGAGTCCCTGGTTCACCCAGCAATGGTACTTAATGGAAGCCCAGAGAGAGTACTCATAATTGGTGGAGGGGAAGGCGCCACTGCCAGGGAGGTGCTTAAGTGGGATACTGTTAAGGAGGTGGTGATGGTTGATATTGATGAGGAGGTTGTTAAGGTCTCCAAGGAGTATTTACCTGAGATGCATGGTGGATCATTCTACGATAGTAGGTTTAAGCTAATTATAGGTGATGGGAGGAAGTTCCTTGAGGAATCCAGTGAAAAGTTTGACGTAATAATAATTGATGCAACAGACCCATTGGAGGGGGGTCCATCTTATCTTCTTTACACCATCGAGTTCTATAAACTCGCTAAAAGTAGACTCACAGCTAACGGGGTCCTAGCCACCCAGGCAACTAACATGGCTTATGCCTTAAGGGTTCTATCAGTGATATACAGGACTATTGGGACCGTTTTCAGTAAAGTGAGACCGTATCAGTCATACATGCATTCCTATGATGCCCCCTGGGGATTCATAGTAGCTAGCGATACTACTGATGCGCTTCAATTAACGCAGGCTGACGTTGATAATGCCTTAATGAAGCATGTTAAAGGGAATACTAGGTATTACGATGGGTTAACCCATGTTCACATGTTTACTTTACCTAAGCACATAAGAATAGCCCTTGAGGATAAGGAGGTTAAGCCGGCAACGGACTTGAACCCAACCTTCATGCCTATGTAA